In Clostridium sp. DL-VIII, the following proteins share a genomic window:
- a CDS encoding BglG family transcription antiterminator produces the protein MNNLTPRQQFILSTILNEGTSNIKSISKDLDVSERTILREINAINKELKKSSIVIFNDEDMNLSISGNKENLEEIKSSLEMIPIPWLFSKEQRQIIIMCELLVSKEPLKASYFCHKFNVVMGSISLDIDNIEKRLISKNLCVIRKRSYGISIQGSEWNKRNAIVELFFDFKPFEDLLAFLYDEKVDQLVKVFFNIIFGNEIINSVKNVLKDKELDYFKNNDIKYLSLFIQVLLSIKKTQNGESIYLPKEIKTNILAVDEYKRIQYLGESLEKNNIFISEDELVYLCLYLSDYKYLFNNKYRIESDIDYENISKEVIEEVSKKMNVDITGDEQLTKDLAQHFKQTFYMLNLGLKVINPLINEIKENYRDIYKIINSTCRLIFSRYNFKIPPEEVGYITMHIVVAIQKRQVMSKDIRVLVVCPSGIGTSRILCNKVKTLFNDIKTIDVVSLHDINNLVKRNEYDLILATVPVSLEADNIIVVSHFMNEEDVEKISEFISEFKANNEKELKLFAEAPDNTVTDEEYELANTMVKNLKVNKCNSEAFTDLINFIVEDIHKINIGKNREVIRKLIFKREENGNVVVPGTNVALIHTRSDEISEPFVGVYRINKPLAMRSIGFSVEDVDTFIVMFARNAESNYILKILGKISVSLIEKKEFIEVLKFSSAVEIREFLINIINNEEEE, from the coding sequence AATGCTATTAATAAAGAACTTAAAAAAAGTAGTATAGTTATATTTAATGATGAAGATATGAATTTAAGTATTTCTGGTAATAAGGAAAATCTAGAAGAAATCAAAAGCTCTTTAGAGATGATTCCGATTCCTTGGTTATTTAGCAAGGAGCAAAGACAAATCATAATTATGTGTGAACTTTTGGTTAGTAAGGAGCCCTTAAAAGCATCATATTTTTGCCATAAATTTAATGTAGTAATGGGAAGCATAAGTCTAGATATAGATAATATCGAAAAAAGGCTTATTTCAAAGAATCTATGCGTTATCAGAAAGAGAAGTTATGGAATAAGTATTCAGGGATCAGAGTGGAATAAGAGAAATGCCATAGTAGAATTGTTCTTTGATTTTAAACCTTTCGAAGACTTATTAGCATTTCTTTATGATGAAAAAGTCGATCAGTTGGTTAAGGTATTTTTTAATATTATTTTTGGAAATGAAATTATTAATTCAGTAAAGAATGTATTGAAGGATAAAGAATTAGATTATTTTAAAAACAACGATATAAAATACCTAAGTTTATTTATACAAGTACTCCTATCAATAAAAAAGACTCAAAATGGAGAAAGTATATATTTACCTAAGGAAATTAAAACGAATATCTTAGCTGTAGATGAATACAAACGAATACAATATTTGGGCGAGAGCTTAGAGAAGAATAATATATTTATATCAGAGGATGAATTAGTTTATTTATGTTTATATCTGAGTGATTATAAGTATTTGTTTAATAATAAGTATCGTATAGAATCAGATATTGATTATGAGAATATATCGAAAGAAGTCATTGAAGAAGTATCAAAAAAAATGAATGTGGATATTACAGGGGATGAGCAATTAACAAAAGATCTTGCTCAACATTTTAAACAAACCTTTTACATGCTGAACTTGGGGCTAAAAGTAATAAACCCACTTATAAATGAAATAAAAGAAAACTATAGAGACATATATAAGATTATTAATAGTACTTGTAGGCTAATATTTTCAAGATATAATTTTAAAATTCCTCCAGAGGAGGTGGGGTACATAACTATGCATATTGTTGTGGCTATACAAAAACGGCAGGTAATGTCTAAGGATATTAGGGTGCTGGTTGTATGTCCAAGTGGTATAGGTACTTCAAGAATATTATGCAATAAAGTAAAAACTCTCTTTAATGATATAAAAACTATTGATGTGGTGTCTTTGCATGATATAAATAATTTAGTTAAAAGGAACGAATATGATTTGATTTTAGCAACAGTTCCTGTAAGTTTAGAAGCAGATAATATAATTGTAGTTTCACATTTCATGAATGAGGAAGATGTGGAAAAAATCAGTGAGTTTATATCTGAGTTTAAAGCTAATAATGAAAAAGAATTAAAATTATTTGCTGAAGCTCCTGACAATACAGTTACAGATGAGGAATATGAGCTGGCTAATACTATGGTTAAAAATCTTAAAGTAAATAAATGTAATAGTGAAGCTTTCACAGATTTAATAAATTTCATAGTAGAAGATATTCACAAAATAAATATTGGAAAAAATAGAGAAGTCATAAGAAAACTCATTTTTAAACGTGAGGAAAATGGAAATGTAGTTGTTCCAGGAACTAATGTAGCTCTTATACACACTAGAAGTGATGAAATCAGTGAACCATTTGTAGGAGTATATAGAATAAATAAACCTTTAGCTATGAGAAGTATAGGATTTTCAGTAGAGGATGTAGACACGTTTATAGTCATGTTTGCAAGGAATGCTGAAAGTAATTATATACTTAAGATTCTCGGCAAAATAAGTGTTTCATTAATAGAAAAAAAAGAATTTATTGAAGTATTAAAATTTAGCAGTGCGGTGGAGATTAGAGAGTTTCTAATTAACATCATTAATAATGAGGAGGAAGAATAA
- a CDS encoding PTS sugar transporter subunit IIA encodes MEKGILVKQGIVLNVSSESKDKAIERVGKLLIDGGYVKENYIEGMKAREEEVTTYMGNGVAIPHGMNEYKKEILETGIVIAQYPNGVDFGEGNTAYIVIGIAGKGDEHMEILSKIALTVQYEENVERLRNAKTPEEIIEIIEEGEM; translated from the coding sequence ATGGAAAAAGGAATCTTAGTAAAACAAGGAATAGTATTAAATGTAAGTTCAGAATCTAAGGACAAGGCAATAGAAAGAGTTGGGAAGCTTTTAATAGATGGAGGTTATGTTAAAGAAAATTATATAGAGGGAATGAAAGCTAGAGAAGAGGAAGTAACAACTTACATGGGGAATGGTGTAGCAATTCCACATGGTATGAATGAATATAAGAAGGAAATCCTTGAAACTGGAATAGTTATAGCTCAATACCCAAATGGTGTTGATTTCGGTGAAGGAAATACTGCATATATAGTAATTGGGATAGCTGGAAAAGGCGATGAACATATGGAGATTTTATCAAAGATAGCACTAACAGTTCAATATGAAGAAAATGTTGAGAGACTTAGAAATGCAAAGACTCCAGAAGAAATAATAGAAATTATAGAAGAAGGAGAGATGTAA
- a CDS encoding mannitol-1-phosphate 5-dehydrogenase, with amino-acid sequence MKAIQFGAGNIGRGFIGALLSKAGYHVVFADVNKEIIDKINVDKTYTIHVMDVECEDVVVENISGVISINDEVLNEIKEAEIITTAVGLVVLPRIAPTIAKGIQLRKEAGIKAPLNIIACENAIKASSQLKAEVEKCLNEDEKAYLEEFVGFPDCSVDRIVPPVKSENILDVVVEKFYEWNVEEKAFKGTIPSIEGMNLADNLMAYIERKLFTLNTGHAITAYIGNLKGYSTIDESIADEKIYNIVKSAMKESGLGLVEKHNLDKDAHFKYIDKIIKRFKNPYLKDDVSRVGREPLRKLSDSDRLIKPLMTAKRFNLGIDNLLLGVGSALHYNNPEDAQSVKLQELIKEKGIKAAISEIANIDDSELLEKIEKAYEDVLKL; translated from the coding sequence ATGAAAGCAATTCAATTTGGAGCAGGAAACATAGGAAGAGGGTTCATAGGTGCATTACTTTCAAAAGCAGGATATCATGTAGTTTTTGCCGATGTAAATAAAGAAATAATCGATAAAATAAATGTTGATAAAACATATACAATACATGTTATGGATGTAGAATGTGAAGATGTAGTAGTTGAAAATATAAGTGGAGTTATCTCAATAAATGATGAAGTTTTAAATGAGATAAAGGAAGCAGAAATTATAACAACAGCCGTAGGTCTTGTTGTATTACCAAGAATAGCACCAACAATAGCTAAGGGGATACAACTTAGAAAAGAGGCTGGAATTAAGGCACCACTAAACATCATTGCATGTGAAAATGCTATAAAGGCAAGTTCTCAATTAAAAGCTGAAGTTGAAAAATGCTTAAATGAAGATGAAAAAGCTTATTTAGAAGAGTTTGTTGGATTCCCAGATTGTTCTGTGGATAGAATAGTTCCACCAGTTAAGAGTGAAAATATTTTAGATGTAGTAGTTGAAAAATTCTATGAATGGAATGTTGAAGAAAAAGCATTTAAAGGAACAATTCCATCAATAGAAGGAATGAACTTAGCAGATAATTTAATGGCATATATAGAAAGAAAACTATTCACATTAAATACTGGTCATGCAATTACAGCATATATAGGTAACTTAAAAGGATATAGTACAATAGATGAAAGTATAGCTGATGAAAAGATATATAATATTGTAAAAAGTGCAATGAAGGAAAGTGGACTTGGATTAGTAGAAAAACATAATTTAGATAAAGATGCTCATTTTAAATATATAGATAAAATCATTAAAAGATTTAAAAATCCATATTTAAAAGATGATGTATCAAGAGTTGGAAGAGAACCACTTAGAAAATTAAGCGATAGTGATAGATTAATCAAGCCATTAATGACTGCTAAGAGATTTAATCTAGGTATAGATAATTTATTATTAGGTGTAGGATCAGCTCTTCATTACAATAATCCTGAAGATGCACAGAGTGTAAAATTGCAAGAATTAATCAAGGAAAAAGGAATAAAAGCTGCTATTTCAGAAATTGCTAATATAGATGATAGTGAATTACTAGAAAAGATAGAAAAAGCATATGAAGATGTTTTAAAATTATAA
- the glmS gene encoding glutamine--fructose-6-phosphate transaminase (isomerizing) has translation MCGIVGYFGSKSAKSFLVDGLSKLEYRGYDSAGIAVVNEGKVSIEKHKGRLTNLTDNLGEGKAEGTLGIGHTRWATHGEPSDINSHPHQSSKGDITVVHNGIIENYIELRQWLKGQGYEFISQTDTEVIPNLIHYYYEEIGDLFKAVVKATERLEGSYALGVVSGAEPDKLVAVRKDSPLIVGLGKDETFIASDIPAIISYTRDIYLLEDREFVLITKDGAKIFNGDGTEVKKDVFKVTWNEDAAEKGGYDSFMLKEINEQPKAIKDTMASRLSMNNDINFGDFKLSKEDLDNIDRIFIVACGTAYNAGLMGRVAIERLARIPVEVDIASEFRYKDPLVTNKSLVITLSQSGETADTLAVLRDCKKVGARTLAITNVVGSSISREADNVIYTMAGPEIAVASTKAYTTQVVVMYLMAMYFSELKGLMTKELDKELREALLLVPEKVQVILDKANEIEEIANLLTNEEDVFYLGRGADYALCIEASLKLKEISYVHSEAYAGGELKHGTIALIEKGTKVIALLTQRSLREKMVSNIVEVKARGAEVIAIAYENDELDESIFDKVIRIPELLNLVSPIVAVVALQLLAYYTARNKGCDIDKPRNLAKSVTVE, from the coding sequence ATGTGCGGAATAGTTGGATATTTTGGAAGTAAATCAGCGAAATCCTTTTTAGTAGATGGATTATCAAAGTTAGAGTATAGAGGTTATGACTCAGCAGGGATAGCAGTAGTTAATGAAGGTAAGGTAAGCATCGAAAAGCACAAAGGCCGTCTTACTAATTTAACTGATAATTTAGGAGAAGGCAAAGCTGAGGGAACACTTGGTATCGGCCATACTAGATGGGCAACTCATGGAGAACCATCTGATATTAATTCACATCCACATCAAAGTTCAAAAGGAGATATTACTGTAGTTCACAATGGAATTATAGAAAACTATATAGAACTTAGACAATGGCTTAAAGGTCAAGGATATGAATTTATATCTCAAACAGATACAGAAGTAATACCAAATTTGATTCATTATTATTACGAAGAAATAGGAGATCTTTTTAAAGCAGTTGTAAAAGCTACTGAAAGACTAGAAGGTAGTTATGCTCTAGGTGTAGTAAGCGGAGCAGAACCAGACAAGCTAGTGGCTGTAAGAAAAGATAGTCCGTTAATTGTAGGTCTTGGAAAGGATGAAACATTTATTGCTTCAGATATACCAGCAATAATTAGCTACACAAGAGACATTTATCTTTTAGAAGATAGAGAATTTGTTCTTATTACTAAAGATGGAGCTAAAATCTTTAACGGTGATGGAACAGAAGTAAAGAAAGATGTTTTCAAAGTAACTTGGAATGAAGATGCGGCTGAAAAGGGTGGATATGATTCTTTCATGCTTAAAGAAATCAATGAACAGCCAAAAGCTATCAAAGATACAATGGCTTCAAGATTATCAATGAATAATGATATTAATTTTGGAGACTTTAAGTTATCTAAAGAAGATCTTGATAATATAGATAGAATCTTCATAGTAGCTTGTGGAACTGCATATAATGCAGGGCTTATGGGTAGAGTAGCAATTGAAAGATTAGCAAGGATACCAGTTGAAGTTGATATAGCATCAGAATTTAGATATAAAGATCCTTTAGTAACTAATAAATCTCTTGTAATCACATTAAGTCAATCAGGGGAAACTGCTGATACATTAGCAGTTCTTAGAGATTGTAAAAAGGTTGGAGCTAGAACTTTAGCTATAACTAACGTTGTAGGAAGTAGTATTTCTAGAGAAGCTGATAATGTAATATATACAATGGCAGGTCCAGAAATAGCTGTAGCTTCTACTAAAGCATATACAACACAAGTAGTTGTTATGTACTTGATGGCAATGTATTTTAGTGAATTAAAGGGATTAATGACTAAGGAATTAGATAAAGAATTAAGAGAAGCTTTATTATTAGTGCCTGAAAAAGTTCAAGTAATCTTAGATAAAGCAAATGAAATAGAAGAAATTGCTAATCTTTTAACTAATGAAGAAGATGTGTTTTATTTAGGAAGAGGTGCTGATTATGCACTATGTATAGAAGCATCACTAAAGCTTAAAGAAATTTCATATGTTCATTCAGAAGCGTATGCTGGTGGAGAATTAAAACATGGAACAATAGCTTTAATTGAAAAAGGAACAAAGGTAATTGCTTTATTAACTCAAAGATCACTTAGAGAAAAAATGGTAAGTAATATAGTAGAAGTTAAGGCAAGAGGAGCAGAGGTAATTGCTATTGCTTATGAAAATGATGAATTAGATGAATCTATTTTCGATAAAGTAATCAGAATTCCAGAACTTCTTAACTTAGTTTCACCAATAGTTGCTGTAGTTGCATTACAACTTTTAGCTTACTATACAGCTAGGAATAAAGGGTGCGATATAGATAAGCCAAGAAACTTAGCTAAATCAGTTACTGTTGAATAA
- a CDS encoding Cthe_2314 family HEPN domain-containing protein gives MMKLNEMQDRIYSKEEIDKINKYFLKSKNISELLNAYCVKYIKKFPERKEFIELNDNEYVFNLIEDSNFFVNKALNDLVLFEFGTMNHDNEITYPGRLFLNNAISSLIICWERITNILSIIYEIEYDKINLRNNSFNRLHKKLISNESFKKSNIYGKVCNLRSNHIFHIINDISVANRHRISKHLIQISRLDKEKKENPNYNFDIEFIPIVTIILDNIDLIYEILEMMICEFEDFVINKSKVVHVVQKLNFKDDYDLIIRELELQGQIRQSVELVNLSNDARELLRELVNKFELDAKNEIHTYLIDIIFRLLEGCKCLKDVANCINGTINRYYPFPAFIINIQYFTYESIFIICSCYDKLGSLIANFLNFDIKNKQNYFKCIIKKLTEIEQSNEQYKDFISMLTKLLGNKDFVDLSRYRNEIFHHIRPGAFYGKEGQEVYEIRLSYLVYRNLLILEQLLKEFLKIYK, from the coding sequence ATGATGAAATTAAATGAAATGCAGGATAGAATTTATTCAAAAGAAGAAATTGATAAGATAAATAAATATTTTTTAAAATCTAAAAATATTAGTGAATTATTGAATGCTTATTGTGTAAAATATATTAAAAAATTCCCAGAAAGGAAAGAATTTATAGAATTGAATGATAATGAGTATGTATTTAATTTAATTGAAGATAGTAATTTTTTTGTAAATAAGGCATTAAATGATTTGGTTTTATTTGAATTTGGTACTATGAATCATGACAATGAAATAACATATCCAGGTAGATTATTTTTAAATAATGCTATTAGTAGCCTGATTATATGTTGGGAAAGAATTACAAACATATTATCAATTATTTATGAAATTGAATATGATAAAATTAATCTTAGAAATAATTCTTTTAATAGATTACATAAAAAACTTATAAGTAATGAGAGTTTTAAGAAAAGTAACATATATGGTAAGGTTTGCAATTTAAGAAGTAACCATATCTTTCATATAATTAATGATATAAGCGTAGCAAATCGCCATAGAATATCAAAACATTTAATCCAGATATCAAGATTAGATAAAGAGAAAAAAGAAAATCCTAATTATAATTTTGATATAGAATTTATTCCAATTGTTACAATAATTTTAGATAATATAGATCTAATATATGAAATATTAGAAATGATGATATGTGAATTTGAGGATTTTGTTATTAATAAATCAAAAGTAGTACATGTTGTACAGAAATTGAATTTCAAAGATGATTATGATCTTATTATCAGAGAATTGGAGTTGCAAGGTCAAATAAGGCAATCAGTAGAATTAGTGAATTTAAGTAATGATGCAAGAGAATTGCTTAGAGAATTAGTTAACAAATTCGAACTTGATGCTAAAAATGAAATACATACATATTTAATTGATATTATATTCAGATTACTTGAGGGATGCAAGTGTCTAAAGGATGTAGCAAATTGCATTAATGGTACAATAAATAGATATTATCCTTTTCCTGCTTTCATCATCAATATACAATATTTTACATATGAATCCATATTTATAATATGTTCTTGTTATGATAAATTAGGAAGTCTAATAGCTAATTTCTTAAATTTTGATATTAAAAATAAACAGAATTATTTTAAATGTATTATAAAAAAATTGACAGAAATCGAACAATCAAATGAACAATATAAAGATTTTATTTCTATGTTAACTAAGTTATTAGGAAACAAAGATTTCGTTGATTTGTCTAGATATAGAAATGAAATTTTTCATCATATAAGACCTGGTGCGTTTTATGGAAAAGAAGGACAGGAAGTTTACGAAATAAGATTATCCTATTTAGTATATAGGAATCTTCTTATATTAGAGCAATTACTAAAGGAATTTTTGAAAATATACAAATAA
- a CDS encoding CorA family divalent cation transporter → MFTLVKEKIKIKEYCSKIYYPFCFSVDDYDAIIKKYSDSNRWEQLIQEDIQKRRNELLPDVASYLFTECNTNKVSNIGIFKLKDTEELVNDLSEEYEILYNFKKLKLIDGNNTINFEIENVEIFVFGNGVGILTFNVNLKNETSNITSPGRILNFNKIFKVDSSGINNITLNKNDGSIRTISLNKVVDTILSDQISKVLKSFYEKGFVNFRYVKFENYENSEEFKNSTFAFLYYLMNMFNESDSVEILDEFQHSHIYMPQGNVVHFFSLKGGGIFVYDNGAKFINNTFKDNIMQNYSIGVLLALHQRISMLKLSKELTEAFLNTDIKNNKKKNKVMLFKTEKILDKFRNFTAKCWFREFSNIEGRNDFFKAWQKCFCLDDIFQEMRSKIQDINEYLRFLDYQQAEKSRNDQNDIMYVITLIFIPLNFFVGFMGMNIQFLKIEELDIKTTLIYLVVIILICWLIVGVVWAIKKIKDFLLNRKNDWRL, encoded by the coding sequence ATGTTCACATTAGTAAAAGAAAAAATAAAAATCAAAGAGTATTGTTCTAAAATATATTATCCATTCTGTTTTAGTGTAGATGATTATGATGCGATAATTAAAAAATATAGCGATTCAAATAGATGGGAGCAGTTGATTCAGGAAGATATCCAAAAGAGAAGAAATGAACTATTACCAGATGTAGCAAGTTATTTATTTACTGAATGTAATACTAATAAAGTTAGCAACATAGGCATATTTAAATTAAAAGATACAGAAGAATTAGTAAATGATTTATCAGAAGAGTATGAGATTTTATACAATTTTAAAAAATTAAAATTAATTGATGGAAATAATACAATTAATTTTGAAATTGAAAATGTTGAAATATTTGTTTTTGGTAACGGAGTCGGTATTTTAACTTTTAATGTGAATTTGAAAAATGAGACAAGTAATATCACTTCTCCTGGACGGATATTAAATTTTAATAAAATATTTAAAGTGGATAGTAGTGGTATAAATAACATTACTTTAAATAAAAATGATGGAAGTATAAGAACTATTAGTTTAAATAAAGTAGTTGACACAATTTTATCTGATCAAATAAGTAAAGTATTAAAATCTTTTTATGAAAAAGGATTTGTTAATTTTAGATATGTAAAATTTGAAAATTATGAAAACTCTGAAGAGTTTAAGAATAGTACTTTTGCGTTCCTGTATTATCTGATGAATATGTTTAATGAATCAGATTCAGTTGAGATTCTGGATGAATTTCAACATTCACACATATATATGCCTCAAGGAAACGTAGTACACTTTTTTTCTTTAAAAGGAGGAGGTATTTTTGTATATGACAATGGGGCAAAGTTTATAAATAATACATTTAAAGATAATATAATGCAAAATTATTCTATAGGAGTGCTATTAGCATTACATCAAAGAATATCAATGTTAAAATTATCAAAAGAATTAACAGAAGCCTTTTTGAATACTGATATTAAAAATAATAAAAAGAAGAATAAGGTAATGTTATTTAAAACAGAAAAAATATTGGATAAGTTTAGAAATTTTACGGCTAAGTGCTGGTTTAGAGAGTTCAGCAATATCGAAGGAAGAAATGATTTTTTTAAGGCTTGGCAAAAGTGTTTTTGCTTAGATGATATATTCCAAGAAATGAGAAGTAAGATACAAGATATTAATGAATATTTAAGATTTCTTGATTACCAACAAGCAGAAAAGTCAAGGAATGATCAAAATGATATTATGTATGTAATTACATTAATATTTATACCATTAAATTTCTTTGTTGGATTTATGGGAATGAATATACAGTTCTTAAAAATTGAAGAGCTAGATATTAAAACAACACTTATTTATTTAGTTGTAATTATATTAATTTGTTGGTTGATAGTTGGTGTTGTATGGGCAATTAAAAAGATAAAAGACTTTTTATTAAATAGAAAAAATGATTGGAGGTTGTGA
- a CDS encoding metallophosphoesterase — MYCEKLKSIVKQIESIKLNINNEFIARFDKCIKDNTTERERLKLNPIKIANEMGISQELVMKFFNIGKKVELFKAIAFYSCPCGEYFEIFNFDKTECVNGCEADIINNKDRVFIYFELLEEVDECDLDIGEIYQMDYISSDDLGNFRSSYDEYEKVIGEEDAKNLLNNVVNNNELKEISIIHISDLHFGSDYNTGMDNKAGLMNIRNMSPDIFESFSKKVTELNASYLIISGDITSKNEEKGFIEFKDKISKLGIGSDKIYIVPGNHECDRNRESEDGQFALFASYTRGFKTIYSDEAYILDENNKIFIYGFNSVNFKKENEKELFYIKNEEFDKLDYICKQLNQQKEDFDSYTKIAVIHNNLIPHPNIEIKEYAEVLNLFLIKYKLVKLGFKLVCSGHKHEELIEKHTVYSDENESEIVLASAPSLCGSVFNGKNGFQIIKILNTSENKASKFIINKYETNILNDFKFKGKTEINLNN; from the coding sequence ATGTATTGCGAGAAATTAAAAAGTATTGTTAAACAAATTGAAAGTATAAAACTTAATATAAATAATGAATTTATAGCTAGATTTGATAAGTGTATAAAAGATAATACTACTGAAAGAGAACGATTAAAACTGAATCCTATTAAGATTGCTAATGAGATGGGAATATCTCAAGAACTGGTTATGAAATTTTTTAATATTGGGAAAAAAGTTGAATTATTTAAAGCGATAGCATTTTATAGCTGTCCATGTGGAGAATATTTTGAAATATTTAATTTTGATAAAACGGAATGTGTAAATGGTTGTGAAGCAGATATTATAAATAATAAAGATAGAGTATTCATCTATTTTGAATTACTTGAGGAGGTAGACGAGTGTGATTTAGATATTGGAGAAATATATCAAATGGATTATATTTCATCTGATGATTTGGGAAATTTTCGAAGTTCATATGACGAATATGAAAAAGTAATAGGTGAAGAAGATGCTAAAAATTTGTTAAATAACGTAGTTAATAATAATGAATTAAAAGAAATATCAATAATTCATATATCTGATTTACATTTTGGTTCAGATTATAATACAGGTATGGATAACAAGGCAGGATTAATGAACATAAGGAATATGTCCCCAGATATTTTTGAAAGTTTTTCTAAAAAAGTTACTGAATTAAACGCAAGTTATTTGATTATTAGCGGTGATATAACGAGCAAAAATGAAGAGAAGGGATTTATAGAATTCAAAGATAAAATATCTAAATTAGGAATAGGTTCAGATAAAATATATATAGTACCAGGAAATCATGAATGTGATAGAAATAGAGAGAGCGAAGATGGTCAGTTCGCATTATTTGCATCATATACTAGAGGATTTAAAACTATTTATTCTGATGAAGCTTATATATTAGATGAAAACAATAAAATATTTATATATGGTTTTAATTCAGTTAATTTTAAAAAGGAAAATGAGAAGGAATTATTTTATATAAAGAATGAAGAATTTGATAAATTAGATTACATATGCAAGCAATTAAATCAGCAAAAAGAGGACTTTGATAGTTATACCAAAATAGCAGTTATTCATAATAATTTAATTCCGCATCCTAATATTGAGATAAAAGAATATGCAGAAGTGTTAAATTTATTTTTAATAAAATATAAGTTAGTTAAGTTAGGTTTTAAATTAGTTTGCTCCGGTCATAAACATGAAGAACTTATTGAAAAGCATACGGTATATAGTGATGAAAACGAATCAGAAATAGTGTTAGCATCAGCACCTTCTTTATGTGGGTCTGTTTTTAATGGAAAAAATGGATTTCAGATAATAAAAATACTAAACACTAGTGAAAATAAAGCAAGTAAATTTATAATAAATAAATATGAAACAAATATTTTAAATGACTTTAAGTTTAAAGGTAAGACAGAAATTAATTTAAATAATTAG
- a CDS encoding ribonuclease H family protein: MKGGINIVQIYVDGGVKDNIMYIGVIDVYGTTGIRYSKKLEAGYSHTAEELALFDALMIVSKMELNDKIIIYSDQRTLVDMIKNEHVTRSIQDKYPKITEILNLVSNSSNISVEWIKSTKNAAHTLVSSAYLGIFYNNVDLQDNKNQFIERQNIIKKFKFELQKRDLIIKDLIKTINRLNKLTIDEKFEAID; the protein is encoded by the coding sequence TTGAAAGGAGGGATTAATATAGTACAAATATATGTGGATGGCGGAGTGAAGGACAATATTATGTATATAGGGGTAATTGACGTATATGGAACTACCGGAATAAGGTATTCTAAAAAGTTGGAGGCAGGTTACAGCCATACTGCGGAAGAATTGGCGTTATTTGATGCACTAATGATAGTTAGTAAAATGGAGTTAAATGATAAGATTATCATTTACTCAGATCAAAGAACATTAGTTGATATGATAAAGAATGAACACGTTACTCGAAGTATTCAAGATAAATATCCAAAGATAACTGAAATACTAAATTTAGTGAGTAATAGTAGCAATATATCGGTAGAATGGATCAAAAGCACTAAGAATGCTGCACATACTTTGGTGAGCAGTGCGTATTTAGGTATATTTTATAATAACGTTGATTTACAAGACAATAAAAACCAATTTATTGAACGACAGAATATTATTAAAAAATTTAAATTTGAACTTCAAAAAAGAGATTTAATAATAAAAGATTTAATAAAAACTATAAATAGGCTAAATAAGTTAACTATAGATGAGAAATTTGAAGCTATAGACTAA